The sequence TCACTAGCAGGTAATGGTTCAATATATTTGAATAAAAGTGATGATATTACTAGTATAATAAAATTACATTTTCCTAAGATAGATACAAAATCACTGATTACCTCATCAAATAATATTAAACAATTTAGCAATTCAATTTTTGGGTTAAGGTTTCTCTTTGAGAATAAATCAATTATCACCAATATTTTAGTTGATCAAATAATATTAAATAACGATGAGGTATTAAATAATACTAAAATTTTGCTTAATTTAGACAAAGGGGTATTAGTGGTTAATGATTTTTCTGGTACAATAAAATCCGGAGGAAATTTTCAATTTGTAGGTAATGTAACTCAAAACTCAGTAAGAAGTATATTTGACGGCACAATTTACTTGCAACATAATGACCTTAATTCTGTATTGAATACTTTAGGTTATCAACAGGCAGTTAGTAAAAATCCTACAGCTTTTATTTTATCCTCAGATTTAAAACTAACTTTAATAGATGTATATTTACAAAATCTTATGCTAAAAACTGAGAATACTAAAGTTACCGGTAATATTACGGCTAGATTTATTGGTTCTATGCCACATTTTATAGCTATTCTTGACTTCTCCTCGATAGATTTAAATAGAGAGGATTATCCAATAATTTCACCATTGGTAAAATTTGTCAAAAGTTTGTCAGAAAATATGAAAGATGAATCATACTTAGCTAAATATATTCCCATTAGAACAGTTAATTATTTAGGTAATTTTGATATCACGATCAATGATATAATTATGGGAGATAATTCATTTGGGAAAGCATATATATTAGCAAATATTTCGCCAGGTAATATTGAAATTAGTAATCTTGATATAAGAACCAATAGTGATTACATCAATCTTAGTGCCAATTTGTTAGCAAATAATATTAAACCACAATTAGAAGTTACAATAAATGATGGTTCTCTTAATGTTAACTATTTAACTGCTGAATCTTTACTTAATCTACGAAATAAATTACTAAATGAATTTGATTTAGAAAAAATAGAGTTAAAATTAGATGGCATGTTATCAAAAATAACGCAGAATGATCTAGTATTACAAAATATTAAATTTGCTTTAGCAAATAACAATGCCCTATTTAAGATCAGTAACCTTGAAGCAAATTTACTTTCTGGTAAATTAGCAGCAGAAGGTAATATTTTATTAGATCCATATACTCTTAGCTTTGTTTATGCCCTAAATTCTATTGATTTAGCTCAATTATCTAATATTTTTCCGAAAGGGTTACTAAACAATTATGGGGGGATGAGTATCAATGGAACACTCGTCACTAATGGTGATAGTTTAAAAAAATTGTTATATGAGCTTAGCACTCAATCAGAGTTTGTCGTAAAAAATGCTAAAATCAGTAACTTTTCCATTGATTCATTTATAGAAAAAGTTAATAATAAAGATTATAATCTTAAATATTTAAAAGAAGATTTAGCCTATGCTATGTATCAAGGGCAAACTGAATTAGATAGTTTGCGTGGCAACATTCAGTTAAAAAATGGCATAGCTACAATAAAAGATGTAGTATTTAATACGAAATATACTAGTGGGTCTGCATCATTAGCTGTAAATGTATATAATTGGGACATGACATTATCTTCAATATTATCTTTCTATATAGCAGACTCAAAACTTAATTTAAATGACTCTAGTAATCAAAATACTCCTATAAATCTTAAAATAAAAACATCGGGTACTATATTAGAACCTATAAAAACGTTAGATGAAACTGAATTAACAAAGGCTTTAGAGAACAAAAAAAAATCCACAGTTATAAAACAATAATTTTAACCTTGCCGACTAGTAATATTATTCTATAGTCAATTCAGGATAAGTTGATGCTAGGAGCGATGGAGCGACGCCTATAAGTAATAGGCGAGCGACGAGTGACGACGTCACCAACTTCTCATCAATTGACTATATCTTAACAAGAAGATTTTTAAACCATATAATTATGCTAATGCGATTACAACTATTGCTATTTTTTTCCTGTATAATAACATTCAATATAAGCTCATATTCTGCTTATGCTGCAAAAAAACCTGTATCTGCACCAACTCCAACAAGTCTTGTCGTAGATTACAATAGTGGTAGAATCTTGCATGATAAAAATTCTACTACTAAAATATATCCGGCTTCATTAACAAAACTAATGACCTTGTATTTATTGTTTGAAGCAGTAGAATCTGGTAGGTTATCAATAAATCAAAAATTATATGTTTCAAAAAATGCAGAAAAAACGTTACCAAGTAAACTAGGACTTAAAGAGAAAGACTCTATTACTGTAAAAGAGGCTATTTTAGGTCTAATTGTTAAATCGGCAAATGACGCGGCTATGGTTGTGGCTGAAAATATTAAAGGTAGTGAGGAAAAATTTGCTCGGTTGATGACTGTTCGTGCCCATCAGCTTGGTATGAGAGATACTTATTTTAAAAATGCTTCTGGATGGCATCATCCTTGTCAAAAAACTACTGCTCGGGATCTTGCTAAACTATCTATAGCTATTAAGCGAGATTTTCCCAAATATTATAGTTATTTTTCTAAAAATAACTTTGTTTTTAGAGGTAAAACTATACGAGGGCATAATAAAGTGAATGAAACTTATGAAGGAGTTGAAGGGTTAAAAACCGGCTATACCACTCCAGCTGGTTATAACTTGATTACTGCTGCAACTAGAAAAAACAAATCATTGGTTGCTATTGTCACTGGCGGCAGATCTGCTGAGTCCAGAAATTTGCAAATGGTAAAACTATTAGATACGCATTTTGATAAATCGAGCAATAATAAGACAATGGCTAATAAATTGATAAAAGTTCCATCAAAAAAATATATTAAAAGAACAAAATCAACTAAAATTGTGACAAATATTAAAGCAAAAAACAAAAAAAAGTTGACTCGAAGTTAGGGAGAGGTAAGTAACCTCAATTTGGTATAAGAATAAGCCTTTTAAAGATATGGTTAATAGTTTACGCATGGCATTTAAAAAAGTCATATAGAAAATAGCTTAGCGTCATTGCGAGCCACCCATAACTGTTGAAAGTTAGAAGAGGAAGCGGTTTTAGACCGGATAGTTTAAAAGTCGTATGTGGTCAACGTCTATTAGCGAGAAAGACCGTAGGTCAACGAAGCAATCCACAAAAGTAATCAAAAGTGGATTGCCACGACCTACTTGCGTGGTCTCGCAATGACAGAAAACCTATCTAAAACCTGCTTTACCTTCTAACTTTCAACAGTTGTAGCGAGCCACCGTAGGCGGCGTGCTAATCCATTTCTAATCATTTTTCTGGATTGCTTCGTCGACCTTACGGGTTCCTCGCAATGACGGTTTCTAAATTATTATTTTCTTAAACTAACGTTTATGTGGGGTTTATGTGTAAGGTGAGATAGTAATACTGAGTTATGGAATGAAAAAAATAAGCAATACCAAAAAATAATGAAAACAGCTATTAGTGGAGCATAAAAATCTGCTATATTTATAGATATAACCGAATTTGCAATAACTTGTTATATTGAATTTATGTTAAGTAAATAACTCTTACAACCTAAAGTTTAGGATTAAGGTAATTTAAAAGCACTTAACTAATTACTTAACGTTGATGAATAGGAAGAACATAGCAATAGGGGGACATATTCAAAGCAATCTAACTAACAAACAAAAAAAGGCCGTTTTGTTACTCTCAATCGGTACATTCTTAGAATATTTTGATCTGATGCTCTATATACATATGATGGTAGTTCTTAATGAACTTTTTTTCCCAAAATATGATCCGCATGCAGCACAATTACTTTTATCCTTTACTTTTTGTGCTACATATTTATTGAGACCTATAGGGGCATTAATTTTTGGATGGATTGGTGATAATGTAGGTCGTAAATCAACCGTTATTATCACCACTTTCATGATGGCAATTTCTTGTCTTATCATTGCTAATTTACCAACTTATGCTGAGATAGGTATCACTGCTACTGTGATTGTATCAATATGTCGTATTGTGCAAGGTATGAGTTCCATGGGAGAAATAATAGGGGCAATACTATATTTGAGCGAAACTATAAAACCACCACAACAATATCCAGCTGTATCACTATTGGCTTTTTTATCTGCATTAGGGGGAACATTTGCTTTAGGCATTGCATCTATGGCCATCTCTTACAATTTCAATTGGCGTTATGCTTTTTGGTTTGGTGCATCAGTTGCGTTAATTGGTTCAGTAGCTAGGACGACTTTAAGAGAAACACCAGAGTTTATTGATGCAAAACGTCGAATGAAAAGAATTTTTGCAGATATTAATGAAGAACAAGATATACTAAAAAATGACCCTATTTGGACAAAGAAAGTTGATAAAATCACAGCCTTATCTTTGTTTTTAATGAGTTGTATGTGGCCGGTATGTTTTTATTTAACATTTATTCATTGTGGAGAAATTCTTAGAAATAATTTTGGCTATAAGGTTGAACAAGTCATGTACCACAATTTTTGCGTTTCAGTGGTAGAAATGTTAGGAGGTCTGGTATCGGTATACTTAAGTTATTATATATATCCTATAGTGATTTTAAAAATCAGATTAGTAATTTTCTGGGGTTTTATTTTGATTTATCCATACTTATTAAATAATGTTAGAACGCCATTTGATATTCTTTTACTTCAGTCATTTATGATATTTTTTGCAATTCATGTTGTTCCAGCCACACCAATTTTTTACAAATATTTCCCTATCTTTAAACGTTTTACTTATTGTGCTTTTATACATGCTATGTCACGTACGGTAATGTATGTTATCACATCTTTTGGGCTTATTTATTTAACAGAATATTTAGGTAATTATGGATTGCTGATTATTACAATTCCAATCATGATTGGATATAGTTTTGGCATATTGCATTTTGAAAAATTAGAGAAAACAACTGGAAATTATCCTAAAAAGAAAAAATGGTTTCTCTTAATGAATTAGGTAGTATTATATGGTTAAATGATGTCTAAAGAAGAAGTATGAATAAAAAATTGTGTTATTAGGTTTGAAGAAATAAAATTTTTTGTGTTTAACACATTATTTATAGTGTATATCAATAAAATTGATAAAAACAAAATTATACTTGTTATTATTTTTTAATTATTATAATGTTGTATTACAAGTTATCAAATAATTAACTTGATCTACAGGATATATTTTATTAAATTAGAATATATATTAATAATTATTATTTTATAAGAGGTTTTTATGTCTAAAAATAATCAACAATGTAGTATTTTAAACCAAATAGTATAACTCAAGGTTGTCTTGGTGCTATCAAGGATTCGGCTACTGATCCGGGGGGTGCTACAGCTGCAGTTGGCTATGCAGCAGCACATGCTTTGGTGTCATCAACTCCAGTTGGTAGGTTTATAAAGGCTTTAGGGGGTGAAACTGCAGCAGCTTGTGGTGCAGGAGCAATTAATGCAGCTGTAGATAATTATAACACTCTGGATGTAGTACAAATTTGATAGGTGATCACCACACTATGGAGATGTTTGGTTATTGGAATCATCACTAAAATGATAAAAAAATATCTATTTTTATTATTGGGAGTTTGTATATTTGAGGTTGTTTTTCTCCAATGTTATGAACTCCCTACTCTTTTTCAGTTTCTATATATCTTGTTAACAATCTGTATATTCATAATATCTAGGATACATTTTTATTATATTAAGGACAAGAAGAAAAGAGTTCAACATATTTTAAGTTTTTTTGTAAAAATTGTGACATTCATTTGTATTTGGTTGGGCGTTATTATAATATTTATTATTGTAGATATTTATGAGCAAAAACCTTTAAATTGGTATCAATATTCAAAAACTAGCTTGAAGCTGATACCTATCTTCATAGGAGTTATCATCTTGTGTACTGTAGAACTAGTACGTGATCTGTCTAAGCTTGATAAAACATCATTAAAGTGACAAAAGTTTCGTGTTTTGTAAAATCACAGCCTTATCTTTGTTTTTAATGAATTGTGCTTGGTCGGTATGTTTTAAAGAAAAAATGGTTTCTCTTAATGAATTAGGTAGTATTATATGGTTAAATGATGTCTAAAGAAGGTTTAATTTTTGTTGGTGTAGTACTATCAGCACAAGGAATAAAGGGCAATGTTATAGTAAAATCTTTTACTATGCCAAATACTAATATCATTAAAATGAATTTAGTTGATGAATTAGGAGAAAAAATTATTCTAAAACTACTTAGTCAAAATTCTAAAGGTGATATAATATGTAGATTTAACCAAGTGAATAATAGAACCTCTGCTGAACAATTAAAGGGATGTAAGATTTTTTGTCATAGGTCAGATTTTCCTTCCTTAGGTGAAGAGGAATTTTACATTGAAGACTTAAAAGGTTTATTAGTACTAGATGCCAATTTAGTCGTTATAGGAAAAATTATAAATATTTTTAATTTTAATGCCGGTGATATTATTGAAATTGAGTTTGCCAGCAATAAAACAGTAGAGTTATTTCCTTTTAACAAACAATTTTTTCCAGTAATTACTAAAGAACATGCTATTCTTAATTTGAACGTACAATAACAATAGACCTCTTGCATAACCTAATCTAATTGGTAATTTTGTTGTCAAAACTCGTCTCCGTTCCTCACGTACATCTTAGTACGCTGCGGTACTCGACTTCGTTTTTCCTAAAAATTCCTCAATTATCTTTAGGTTAGGCAAGAGGTCTAATATCAAAATAACCTATTCGGCTTAGCTATAAAGGATTAATATTTGATGTTATGCGATTGATGTGTTAGAATATTTTCTGTGGATTAAACCTGTCCATTACCCACTGATATTAACATTTCCATTGGTATTGGCATTAGATAATGACCCAACAAAGCTTTCTAGATTCATTAAATCATCAGCAATTAGCAGCGGTTCTACACGTGCGTGGTTCTCTGCTTGTGCTTGCTGGAGCAGGGACTGGTAAAACTAAAGTATTAACAACAAGAATAGCCAACATAATTAATCAGGGTTTAGCGTCACCTAGCAATATTTTAGCAGTTACTTTTACCAATAAAGCGGCTAGAGAAATGCAAGAGCGAATCAGTAAAATGATTGATTGTTATGGGCTAAACATAGGCACTTTTCATTCTATAGCAGCCAAGATTTTACGCCAGCAAGCAGAGCATTTGAATCTTAACTTAAACAGTAGATTTACTATTATTAGTCATGATGATCAGCTTAAATTGGTTAAAGACATAGTTAAGCAAGAAAATATAGACCCCAAAAAATATGTTCCTAAAGTATTGCATATTATTATCTCACGTTGGAAGGATCAAGGATTATTGCCGTGTAAACTTTCGGAATCTGACATTAAGTTACCGATTCATAAAGTGGCTAAATCTATCTATGACGAGTATCAGCAAAATTTATTAGCATCTAACGTAGTGGATTTTGGAGATTTGCTACTATACAATAATGAGTTATTTATAAAAAATCCTGCAATATTAAAGCATTATCAGGAACGATATCAATATATTTTAATTGATGAATATCAAGATACCAACGCTGTCCAATATCTTTGGGCTAGGATGCTTGCGAGTAGCACAAAGAATATTTGTTGCGTTGGCGATGATGATCAATCTATATATGGTTGGCGTGGTGCGGAAATTGGTAATATATTACGTTTTGAAAAGGATTTTCCAGATGCTACAGTAATAAAATTAGAACAAAATTATAGGTCTAGTTCAGAAATTTTATCAGCGGCATCCAGTGTAATTGACAATAACAAGAATCGTCATGGTAAAACCTTGTGGACTGATAAAAATGATGGACAAAAAGTCAAAATTATATCTTGTTGGAACGATAAAGAAGAAGCAAGATTTGTTGTATCTGAAATTGACAAATTAGTTACAGAAGGTAAGTATAATGCCAGTTTAGTTGCGATATTAGTTAGAGCTGGTTTTCAAACTAGAGCATTTGAAGAAGTTCTGATTAGTAATGCATTACCGTATAAAATAATCGGTGGTCTTAAGTTTTATGAACGAATGGAAATACGCGACCTACTCTCCTACATACGTATCACTTTAAATCATAGTGATAGTCTTGCTCTTGAGCGTATAATAAATGTTCCAAGAAGAGCCATTGGCAATACTACATTAAAACAAATAAAAGATTATGCAGCTGAACATAACATACCTATTCTTATTGCTATTCGTCAAATGTTACAAGAAGGAGTTGTTAAAAATAAGGTCAAAGATAGTTTAAATCAGTTAATTACTAACATAGATAATTGGAATTTGCGATATCAAAACGAGCCAGCACTTAATGTGACAAAAGATTTATTAAAAGAATCAGGTTATCTACCAATGTTACAAGAAGAAAAGACTGACGAGGCAATTGGCAGGATTGAGAATATTAATGAAATGCTGAGAGCAATTGCAGAATTTGGTAATATTCAAGAATTTATCGAACATTCGAGTTTGGTAATGGAAAATGAAACGTTAGAATCAAATTTTGGTGGGTCTATTAGTATTATGACTCTACATGCTGCCAAAGGTCTTGAATTTGATTTAGTTTTTTTGCCCGGTTGGGAAGAGGGGGTTTTTCCACATCAAAGATCACTAAATGAAGATGGAGAGAAAGGTTTAGAAGAAGAGCGGAGAATTGCTTATGTTGGTATTACTAGAGCAAAGAAAGAGCTGTATATTACTTATGCCGAAAGTCGTTTTATGTTTCATGAAGTAATAAGGTCTTCTCCTTCTAGATTTCTTAGGGAAATACCGGATAATGTTTGTGTTAGAACTTCTTCAACCAAACAGCTTAATTATTTAGGGGCAAAGCACAAATTTTCTTTTTAACCTAACTTGATTAATATTTGAGCCATAGTAAATGTGCGTTTATTACTCGATAATCAAGTTTTTTGTAGGGATTATAAATAGTAGGTTGTTCGGAATATATCCAAGTCACAACATCTATCTTTAAACGCAAAATTTGTCATTCCCGCGTAAGCGAGAATCTAAACCCCTGCTTACGCAGGGGTGACACCACAACTGTTGAAAGTTAGAAGGTGGAGCGGATTTTAGATAGCTTTTTCGTCATTGCGAGACCACGCAAGTAGGTCGTGGCAATCCATTTTTGGTTAATTTTGTGGATTGCTTCGTCGACCTACGGTCTTCCTCGCTAATAGACGTTGACCACATATGACTTTAAACTACCTGGTCTAAAACTGCTTCCTCTTTTAACTTTCAACAGTTGTGGGGGTGACACTAAGTCGAACAGGGATGACACTAATATAAATATTTTTGTTTGAGATAGTTTAAAAATATTTCCGATTGAATTCGATCTTCACCCGTAGCGTCTTTAATTAATTCACTAGTACTTTTTAATGAGCCATAGTTTCTAAGATTATTATTCAAGAATTGGTTTATACCTTTGAATTCTCCTCTGGTGATTTCTTTTTTTATGTTATGATTCACTTCTTGTGCTTTTTTCATCAGCATTGAAGCAATAATTGCTCCGTTAGTATAAGATGGGAAATAACCAAAGCTGCCCATTGGCCAATGTATATCTTGTAAGCATCCATCTGTATCTGTTTGTGGAGTAATTCCTAAATATTCTTGCATCTTATTATTCCAATAATGCGGCAAATCATCCAAAGTTAGATCTCCGCTAATTAATAATTCTTCTAATTCAAGCCTAACTATTACATGTATTGGGTAAGTAACTTCATCTGCTTCTACTCTAATAAAACTAGGGGAGACTCTAGTCATTAATTTGTAAAGATTTTCCCCAGAATATTCTTGTCCTTTAAATCCGAATTCGTCCTTAAGTAGCATTGATAAAAATTCACAGAATTCTCGTGATCTACCTACTTGCATTTCCATAAATAGAGACTGACTTTCATGGACAGCCATACCCTTAGCCTTGCCTACAGGTTGGTTCTTATATTTGCTAGGCAGATTTTGTTCATATAAAGCATGACCTGTTTCATGTATAATTCCCATGATCCCTGAAATAAAATTACGTTCATCATACCTATTAGTTAATCTAATATCATCAGGAGTGCCTTGACAAAATGGATGAGCCGATTCATCTAATCTACCTTTAGTGCAATCAAACCCCATTATTGCCATAAGCCTTTTGGCAATTAGTTTTTGTTGTTCTTTATTAATAGTGTCAACTATAGGTAGGACATGTTCTTTGCTTTGTTTTTCTACTACCTGACTAATTAATTGCGGTATGGTTTTTTTAATATTATTAAAAACTACTTTAATTTCATCTAGTTTACGCTCAGGGTCATATGTGTCAAGTAAAGCATCATATTCAGTACAATTTAGGGTTTTGGCTTTAGATTTAGCCATTTCCCGTATACAATCTAATACTGTTTGTAGATAAGGTTTAAGTGATAGATAGTCATTATTCTTTTTAGCATTTCGCCAGATTAACTCACATTTTGCACTAGCAGTAACATATTTTTTTCTTAAATCATCATCTATACAGTTAGATTCTACGATCCGTCTTTTTGTTTCTCGTAAATTTGCTAATTGCCAAATATCTAGCATATCTTGGTTTTCAGAAACAGCCTGTATTAATTCACCGAGTTTTGGTGATTTTAATCTAGAATGTGCTATGGAAGATAATAGTGATATTTCGTTTGTTCTACTATCAATCGATCCTTGCGAAATGTTTACTGCGATATCCCAATAGAGTATACTAATCACGTTATTAATTTGAAAGATTTGCTCTAATTCTTGTTCTAACAATGTATAATGTTTCATATAATTATTCCCTAATTGTAACTATTTTTATAGTATACTAGTTTAGCAAAAATCACTATAATAAATACAAAAACTTGATTTTTTTATATATATAACTAACTCGACTAACATTACTTTCAATTCACAACATCATTGCGAGAAAGACCTTAGATAGACGAAGCAATCCACAAAAGTAACCAAAATGGATTGCTTCGTCGCTACTAAAGTAGCTCCTCGCAATGACGTTGTGAATTGAAAGTAATGTTAATCGGGTTAATTGCAATTATCCAATTTTTGGATAATTAATTATAACAAATTTATGTTATTATAAATTGACCATTATGAAAAATACATATTACATTACTACACCGATTTATTATGTCAATGATATACCTCACATAGGGCATGCTTATACAAGTGTTGCATCTGATGTAATAGCAAGATTTATGCGTTTATCAGGTAAAGATGTAATGTTTTTAACAGGTACTGATGAACATGGTCAGAAGGTAGAAAAATCGGCTATTGCCAAAAATGTTGAACCGCAAATATTTACTGATACGTTGTCTGAAACTTTTCGGACATTAATGCATTCAATGAACATTTCTAATAATGATTTTATTAGAACCACAGAAGCTAGGCATAAGCAAGCGGTAAGTAGTTTGTGGCAGACATTACTTGATAATGGTGATATTTACCTAGGTAGCTATAAAGGTTGGTATTCTGTACGTGACGAAACATTTTATAATGAATCAGAATTAACAGCCGACGGATTAGCTCCAACTCAAGCTCCTGTTGAATGGCTTGAAGAACCAAGTTACTTTTTTTCTTTATCAAAATGGCAAGATAAATTATTGGATTTTTACGATGCCAATCCTGATTTCATCAGACCAAATACCAGGCGTAACGAGGTTATTAGCTTTGTGAAATCAGGGCTGCATGATTTTTCTATATCGCGTTCTAGCTTTAACTGGGGGATTAAAGTGCCAAATGATAAACAGCATATAATATATGTATGGCTTGATGCGTTAACAAACTATATTTCAGCTTTAGGATACCCAAATGATACAAGCCAATATAATAAATTTTGGCCAGCTGATGTGCATGTGGTTGGTAAAGATATATTACGCTTTCATGCAGTATACTGGCCAGCATTTTTGATGGCAGCAGGGTTGCCGCTGCCAAAATGTATTATGGCACATGGATGGTGGCTTAATGAGGGGCAAAAAATATCGAAATCTATAGGAAATGTAATTGACCCACTGCAGTTAATAAAAGAATTTGGTTTAGATCCAGTTAGATATTATTTGATGAGAGAGATAATATTTGGCTCAGATGGAAGTTATTCTCGAAGTGGTTTTGTTAATAGAACCAATAGTGAGTTATCTAATAAAATTGGTAATTTGTTGCAAAGAACTCTAGCCTTTGTTTATAAGAATAATGATGCAAAAATTCCGTTAATTAGCCAAGAATCTATCAATAGCATTTATGAATCATTTTTAATTAAAACGTCACAACAAATTATATCAGAAAATTTAATATTTATGGATAGATTTGATATGAACTCGGTGTTAGAAAATATCATTACTTTAACTGAAGAAGCAAATATTTACATAGATCGAGAAGCCCCTTGGCAGTTAAAAAAAACTGATCCTATAAAGATGGCGGAAGTGCTATATACGCTACTTGAAACACTAAGATATATTGCTGTAATGTTACAACCATTTATCCCTGATTCAGCTAGTAAAATGCTTGATCAACTTGCTGTGCCAGAGAGCCAGAGAATGTTTAAACATTTAACCAAGGAGTTTAGTTTAACTCCAGGCAGCAGCATCAGTCAGCCAGAAGCTATATTTCCAAGATTTCAGATATAGTCAATCAAGGAGAATCTCTGCTTCGGTGCGGGATATTATAGTCAATTCAGGAGAATTTGGGGCTAGGAGCGATGGAGCGACGCCTATAAGTAATAGGCGAGAGACGAGTGACGACGTCCCCAACTTCTCATCAATTGACTATAGTACAACCAATACTAAAGTAACTTGGTAAAGACGTATCAATTATTATTTCTTTACCAAGTACTTTCTCAGGTAAGATTACTTTTTTGGCATGTAATAACATTTCCCTGGATAAAGCTATTGCTTCTAAGGTGCCGTATTTTCTGTCCCCTATTATAGGACAAGCTAGCATTTTCGCATGAAATCGAAGTTGATGCATCCTGCCAGTAAGAGGAGTAAACTCAACCAGTGTCAAATCATTATTTAACTTCTTAAGGAATTTATAGCGGGTTATCGATAATTTACCATTTTCCTCATCATTTTGCACAGTTTCATACGCCCCCCCCCCTATTCTTACCTATCATACCACTAATTTCTCCCTCGGATTGTGGAAGCTTACCTAAAACTACTGCTATATAGGTCTTTTGAATATCCTTCTCCTGAAAGGATTTAACTAATTTTATACTACTCGCATAATTTTTAGCAATTAGCAATATTCCTGAAGTATCTTTGTCTAACCTATGAACTAACTTAAAATCTGCCCCCCGACCATTTAAATATTGCAATGCATCATCTATAGATAGAGTTATCTTGCTACCACCTTGGGTGGCAAGACCTGACGGCTTATTGATTGCTATAAGCCACTCATCTTGGTAAATTAGATAATCCTTCAACAATTTACCAGCTAGTTTAATCGCTGAACTGGTAAAAATCCTATCAGAAGTTTTCAGAGGTTGTAAATTTAAACTATCCTCTATAAAAATTTGATCACCAACATTTATTCGCAGATTGGCTGCTACCTGACAAGAATTAACCATTATCTGCTTAAACCTTAAGGCACGCTCAATCACTCCTTGAGTAAGACTAGGATATAATTTTTTTAAGTAACGATCCAACCTACAAGGCAGTTCTAGATCAACATTTAATATTGCCACTTATGCACTCTTTAATAAAAAATAACTCCACAATATACAAGATAACAGTATAATTGCACA comes from Candidatus Tisiphia endosymbiont of Sialis lutaria and encodes:
- a CDS encoding UvrD-helicase domain-containing protein — translated: MTQQSFLDSLNHQQLAAVLHVRGSLLVLAGAGTGKTKVLTTRIANIINQGLASPSNILAVTFTNKAAREMQERISKMIDCYGLNIGTFHSIAAKILRQQAEHLNLNLNSRFTIISHDDQLKLVKDIVKQENIDPKKYVPKVLHIIISRWKDQGLLPCKLSESDIKLPIHKVAKSIYDEYQQNLLASNVVDFGDLLLYNNELFIKNPAILKHYQERYQYILIDEYQDTNAVQYLWARMLASSTKNICCVGDDDQSIYGWRGAEIGNILRFEKDFPDATVIKLEQNYRSSSEILSAASSVIDNNKNRHGKTLWTDKNDGQKVKIISCWNDKEEARFVVSEIDKLVTEGKYNASLVAILVRAGFQTRAFEEVLISNALPYKIIGGLKFYERMEIRDLLSYIRITLNHSDSLALERIINVPRRAIGNTTLKQIKDYAAEHNIPILIAIRQMLQEGVVKNKVKDSLNQLITNIDNWNLRYQNEPALNVTKDLLKESGYLPMLQEEKTDEAIGRIENINEMLRAIAEFGNIQEFIEHSSLVMENETLESNFGGSISIMTLHAAKGLEFDLVFLPGWEEGVFPHQRSLNEDGEKGLEEERRIAYVGITRAKKELYITYAESRFMFHEVIRSSPSRFLREIPDNVCVRTSSTKQLNYLGAKHKFSF
- a CDS encoding carboxypeptidase M32 — encoded protein: MKHYTLLEQELEQIFQINNVISILYWDIAVNISQGSIDSRTNEISLLSSIAHSRLKSPKLGELIQAVSENQDMLDIWQLANLRETKRRIVESNCIDDDLRKKYVTASAKCELIWRNAKKNNDYLSLKPYLQTVLDCIREMAKSKAKTLNCTEYDALLDTYDPERKLDEIKVVFNNIKKTIPQLISQVVEKQSKEHVLPIVDTINKEQQKLIAKRLMAIMGFDCTKGRLDESAHPFCQGTPDDIRLTNRYDERNFISGIMGIIHETGHALYEQNLPSKYKNQPVGKAKGMAVHESQSLFMEMQVGRSREFCEFLSMLLKDEFGFKGQEYSGENLYKLMTRVSPSFIRVEADEVTYPIHVIVRLELEELLISGDLTLDDLPHYWNNKMQEYLGITPQTDTDGCLQDIHWPMGSFGYFPSYTNGAIIASMLMKKAQEVNHNIKKEITRGEFKGINQFLNNNLRNYGSLKSTSELIKDATGEDRIQSEIFLNYLKQKYLY
- the metG gene encoding methionine--tRNA ligase; the encoded protein is MKNTYYITTPIYYVNDIPHIGHAYTSVASDVIARFMRLSGKDVMFLTGTDEHGQKVEKSAIAKNVEPQIFTDTLSETFRTLMHSMNISNNDFIRTTEARHKQAVSSLWQTLLDNGDIYLGSYKGWYSVRDETFYNESELTADGLAPTQAPVEWLEEPSYFFSLSKWQDKLLDFYDANPDFIRPNTRRNEVISFVKSGLHDFSISRSSFNWGIKVPNDKQHIIYVWLDALTNYISALGYPNDTSQYNKFWPADVHVVGKDILRFHAVYWPAFLMAAGLPLPKCIMAHGWWLNEGQKISKSIGNVIDPLQLIKEFGLDPVRYYLMREIIFGSDGSYSRSGFVNRTNSELSNKIGNLLQRTLAFVYKNNDAKIPLISQESINSIYESFLIKTSQQIISENLIFMDRFDMNSVLENIITLTEEANIYIDREAPWQLKKTDPIKMAEVLYTLLETLRYIAVMLQPFIPDSASKMLDQLAVPESQRMFKHLTKEFSLTPGSSISQPEAIFPRFQI
- a CDS encoding palindromic element RPE2 domain-containing protein, which produces MRDIIVNSGEFGARSDGATPISNRRETSDDVPNFSSIDYSTTNTKVTW